A stretch of Ipomoea triloba cultivar NCNSP0323 chromosome 13, ASM357664v1 DNA encodes these proteins:
- the LOC116001429 gene encoding heavy metal-associated isoprenylated plant protein 7-like, producing MGKGNKSEEGSNEQNPGGIIILGVYIHCKGCAETVRDSLIGFYGVEGIEIDESNHRATVKGKNADPIMVTERLRKKTEKYVELIFPIPKPKKEPKKEPKKEEPKVIEVILKIYMHCEACAKEVKHCIHKLPGVQTVDSDMESNTVRVKGNMSPESLVEFISQRAGRHAQVLKVNKVVSQKKDNKDHGETPPDSNKKGGAAAAVYKGYTHELLHAPQLFSDENPNACSIV from the exons ATGGGGAAG GGAAACAAAAGTGAAGAAGGGTCAAATGAGCAGAACCCAGGAGGGATAATTATCTTGGGAGTCTACATTCATTGCAAAGGCTGTGCAGAAACTGTCAGAGACTCACTCATTGGTTTTTATG GCGTGGAAGGAATTGAAATTGATGAGAGTAATCACAGAGCAACTGTGAAAGGGAAGAATGCAGACCCAATCATGGTGACAGAGAGGCTAAGGAAGAAGACTGAGAAATATGTGGAGCTCATATTTCCTATTCCAAAGCCCAAGAAAGAACCCAAGAAAGAACCTAAAAAAGAAGAG CCAAAGGTGATTGAGgttatattgaaaatatatatgcactGTGAAGCATGTGCTAAGGAAGTGAAGCACTGTATCCACAAATTGCCAG GGGTACAAACAGTGGATTCAGACATGGAGAGCAACACAGTAAGAGTGAAGGGCAACATGAGTCCTGAAAGCCTAGTGGAGTTCATCAGCCAAAGGGCAGGGAGGCATGCTCAGGTTCTCAAAGTGAATAAAGTTGtaagccagaagaaagataaCAAAGATCATGGAGAAACGCCGCCGGATTCCAACAAAAAGGgtggcgccgccgccgccgtttaCAAAGGCTACactcatgaactcctccatgCCCCCCAACTCTTCAGTGACGAAAATCCCAATGCTTGCTCCATTGTATGA